A single region of the Ornithorhynchus anatinus isolate Pmale09 chromosome 6, mOrnAna1.pri.v4, whole genome shotgun sequence genome encodes:
- the YIPF6 gene encoding protein YIPF6: MAEAEEGAGGGPADKPLFAGLADVSISEDVPVEGQITVPMGPHTPEDDYSTLDEPVKDTIMRDLKAVGKKFVHVMYPKKSSALLRDWDLWGPLVLCVSLALMLQGGSADSKEDGGPQFAEVFVIIWFGAVVITLNSKLLGGTISFFQSLCVLGYCMLPLTVALLLCRLLALAGPGGTGAGLFVVRLLVVLAMFAWSTLASTAFLADSQPPNRKALVVYPIFLFYFVISWMILTFAPQ, from the exons aTGGCGGAAGcggaggaaggggcgggcggAGGCCCCGCCGACAAGCCTCTG TTCGCAGGCCTGGCCGACGTGTCCATATCGGAAGATGTCCCCGTGGAGGGGCAGATCACCGTCCCCATGGGACCCCACACTCCGGAGGACGACTACTCCACGCTGGACGAGCCCGTCAAAGACACCATC ATGCGGGACCTGAAGGCAGTTGGCAAGAAGTTCGTACACGTGATGTACCCCAAGAAGAGCAGTGCACTCCTCCGCGATT GGGATCTCTGGGGCCCCCTGGTTCTCTGTGTGTCGTTGGCCCT GATGCTGCAGGGGGGCTCAGCGGACAGTAAGGAAGACGGGGGGCCGCAGTTTGCCGAAGTCTTCGTCATCATCTGGTTCGGGGCCGTCGTCATCACCCTCAACTCGAAGCTCCTCGGGGGAACCAT ATCTTTCTTTCAGAGCCTGTGTGTGCTGGGCTACTGCATGCTGCCCCTGACGGTGGCCCTTCTGCTGTGCCGCCTGCTGGCcctggccgggcccggggggaccgGCGCCGGCCTCTTCGTCGTCCGCCTCCTCGTGGTGCTCGCCATGTTCGCCTGGTCCACTCTCG CATCCACGGCGTTCCTGGCCGACAGCCAGCCTCCGAACCGGAAGGCCCTCGTCGTCtaccccatcttcctcttctACTTCGTCATCAGCTGGATGATCCTCACTTTCGCGCCGCAGTGA